One stretch of Nitrospirota bacterium DNA includes these proteins:
- a CDS encoding P-loop NTPase codes for MKQIVIISGKGGTGKTVLTASFAVLAKNKVMVDCDVDAADLHLLLHPETREKHEFRSGVTARINSEICQQCGQCISVCRFDAISENFVVDPVSCEGCKICSYVCPEGAITLEENVSGEWFVSDTKYGPLVHAKLGIAEENSGKLVTQVRQTAKEIAEKQGMDYVIIDGPPGIGCPVIASITGVDLSLIVTEPTLSGIHDMQRVVQVSKHFGVPTKVVINKFDINTANSEEIKKLCDKEGIELMAEIPFSRKVSESIVQGIPFVEHCTNGISNIISSLWERIK; via the coding sequence GTGAAACAAATAGTAATAATTAGTGGCAAAGGTGGAACAGGAAAAACTGTACTAACCGCATCTTTTGCAGTTTTGGCCAAAAATAAGGTTATGGTGGATTGTGATGTGGATGCAGCAGATTTGCATCTTTTGTTACACCCTGAGACGAGGGAGAAACACGAATTCAGAAGCGGGGTGACAGCCCGGATTAATTCAGAAATATGCCAGCAGTGCGGCCAGTGCATTTCTGTTTGCCGGTTTGACGCCATAAGTGAAAATTTTGTAGTTGATCCAGTATCATGTGAGGGCTGTAAAATTTGCAGTTATGTCTGTCCTGAAGGTGCGATTACACTCGAAGAAAATGTTTCGGGAGAATGGTTTGTTTCTGATACAAAATATGGGCCTCTTGTCCATGCAAAATTGGGTATTGCTGAAGAAAATTCCGGGAAACTGGTGACGCAAGTGAGGCAGACAGCAAAAGAGATTGCCGAGAAGCAAGGAATGGATTACGTGATCATTGACGGTCCTCCGGGCATTGGCTGTCCAGTCATTGCTTCCATAACTGGTGTCGATTTGTCTTTAATTGTGACCGAACCTACTCTTTCCGGCATTCATGATATGCAAAGAGTTGTTCAGGTATCAAAACATTTCGGTGTTCCTACCAAAGTAGTCATAAACAAATTTGATATTAATACGGCTAATAGCGAGGAAATTAAAAAACTCTGTGATAAAGAAGGAATAGAATTGATGGCAGAAATACCATTTTCCAGAAAAGTGAGCGAATCAATTGTTCAGGGAATACCTTTTGTTGAACACTGTACGAACGGGATATCGAATATTATATCTTCTTTATGGGAGAGGATTAAGTAA
- a CDS encoding P-loop NTPase has protein sequence MIISVASGKGGTGKTTFAVNLALALNNVQFLDCDVEEPNAHLFLNPLIKQRSIASIPIPEVDESRCDYCGKCRDVCSYNAIAVFPKDKDSRGGILIFPHLCHGCGGCSLLCPQQAIREVNKEIGVVERGASGSIDFIHGKLNIGEIMSPPLIKQVKEYIDVSKTVIIDAPPGTSCPVIASIKGSDYCILVTEPTPFGLNDLILAVEVVKKMSIPFGVVLNRSDIGDQKVDIFCKENSIPVLMRIPFDRDIAFLYSEGIPLVKKKKEYIQNFQQVFNHIENELSVKGRAK, from the coding sequence ATGATAATTTCTGTCGCAAGCGGAAAAGGTGGTACCGGAAAAACCACGTTTGCAGTGAATCTGGCTTTAGCATTGAACAATGTGCAATTTCTTGATTGTGACGTTGAGGAACCAAATGCCCATCTGTTTTTAAATCCTTTGATTAAACAAAGGAGTATTGCATCAATACCGATACCGGAGGTTGATGAATCCCGATGCGATTATTGCGGAAAGTGCAGGGATGTATGTTCCTATAATGCAATAGCAGTATTCCCGAAAGATAAAGATTCGAGGGGTGGTATATTAATTTTCCCACATCTTTGTCACGGTTGTGGTGGATGTAGTCTCTTATGCCCTCAGCAGGCAATAAGAGAAGTAAACAAAGAGATAGGGGTTGTTGAAAGGGGGGCAAGCGGAAGCATTGATTTTATACACGGGAAGCTGAATATCGGGGAAATAATGTCACCGCCACTGATCAAACAGGTAAAGGAATATATTGATGTCAGTAAAACGGTTATCATTGATGCTCCACCAGGCACTTCATGTCCTGTTATTGCCTCAATAAAAGGAAGTGACTACTGTATACTTGTGACAGAACCAACACCCTTTGGTTTGAACGATTTAATCCTGGCGGTAGAGGTTGTGAAGAAGATGTCCATCCCCTTCGGCGTAGTTTTGAATCGGTCGGATATTGGAGATCAAAAGGTCGATATTTTCTGTAAAGAGAATAGTATTCCTGTGCTGATGCGTATCCCTTTTGACAGGGACATTGCATTTTTGTATTCTGAAGGAATTCCTCTGGTCAAAAAAAAGAAAGAATACATTCAGAATTTCCAGCAGGTATTTAACCATATTGAAAATGAGCTATCTGTGAAAGGGAGAGCAAAGTGA
- a CDS encoding ferredoxin — translation MAKKLVIDEDLCEGCETCVSLCPDVFELGENGKARIKNPNAIDSCNVQEAIESCPVGAIRWEE, via the coding sequence ATGGCAAAAAAATTAGTAATTGATGAAGACTTATGTGAAGGGTGTGAGACTTGCGTTTCACTTTGTCCGGATGTTTTCGAACTTGGAGAAAACGGCAAAGCGCGGATTAAGAATCCTAATGCTATTGATAGTTGCAATGTTCAGGAAGCAATCGAATCATGCCCTGTAGGTGCCATAAGGTGGGAGGAGTAG
- a CDS encoding MBL fold metallo-hydrolase — translation MRNISITIVYDNNPYKAGLKTAWGFSCLVKVIEKTILFDTGGDGFLLLRNMKSLTIDPTEISLIFLSHIHNDHVGGLWNIIENNNKVTVCVPKSFPESFKNEVKGHGIKIIEIQRPVKICDNVYSTGELGVLIKEQSLIIHTYEGLILITGCAHPGIVNIVNKAKDIFKEDIFLLLGGFHLSGKSKDELEKIVYSLKKAGVRNVGPCHCSGDAARAVFKEKYQMNYINVGVGQIIDIRYR, via the coding sequence ATGAGAAATATAAGCATAACGATTGTATATGACAATAATCCATATAAAGCAGGATTAAAAACTGCGTGGGGATTTTCCTGTCTTGTAAAGGTAATAGAAAAAACTATACTTTTTGATACAGGCGGAGACGGGTTCCTGTTGTTAAGAAATATGAAGTCACTAACAATTGATCCGACGGAAATAAGTCTGATTTTTCTATCACATATTCATAATGACCATGTGGGAGGGTTATGGAATATTATTGAAAACAATAATAAAGTTACTGTTTGTGTGCCTAAATCTTTTCCTGAAAGTTTTAAAAATGAGGTTAAAGGTCACGGGATAAAAATCATTGAAATTCAGCGTCCTGTGAAGATATGCGACAATGTTTATTCTACTGGTGAACTTGGGGTATTGATAAAAGAACAGTCTTTGATTATACACACGTATGAAGGTTTAATATTAATAACAGGATGCGCGCACCCCGGTATTGTCAATATAGTCAATAAAGCGAAAGATATTTTTAAAGAGGATATCTTTCTGCTTCTGGGGGGTTTTCACCTGAGTGGGAAAAGCAAAGATGAACTGGAAAAAATTGTGTACAGTTTGAAAAAAGCAGGCGTGCGTAATGTAGGGCCCTGCCATTGTTCAGGCGATGCAGCGAGAGCAGTTTTTAAGGAGAAATATCAGATGAATTACATAAATGTAGGTGTAGGGCAGATAATAGATATCAGATACAGGTGA
- a CDS encoding MBL fold metallo-hydrolase, which produces MKIRITVLCDNLVCRLAGSGEHGFSVFIETDKGNYLFDTGSGHSIVGNSLVFCKDLRTIRKIFLSHGHYDHTGGLPEVLKIRGKVSVHAHPDIFLERIAVIKEKTKEIKRFVGIPFKKSYLESLGANFIFNTKFVEVEKGISLTGQVPRKTPFEKPDPRLFTEVNGKINQDILLDDQSLILDSKKGLILILGCAHSGMINIINHVINKTKKEKIYAILGGTHLDFLTAEQLEKSIEFLKKIEVEKIGVSHCTGLKAAFRLQQEFGDRFFYGCVGGVLEV; this is translated from the coding sequence ATGAAAATACGAATAACAGTGTTGTGTGACAACTTAGTATGTAGATTGGCTGGTTCAGGGGAACATGGGTTTTCAGTTTTTATTGAAACGGATAAAGGAAATTACCTATTCGATACAGGAAGTGGGCATTCTATTGTTGGAAATTCTCTTGTCTTCTGCAAAGACCTCCGGACTATAAGAAAGATATTCCTTAGCCATGGACACTACGATCACACAGGAGGACTTCCTGAAGTCCTCAAGATAAGAGGGAAAGTGTCTGTTCATGCACATCCTGACATATTTTTAGAAAGAATAGCAGTCATTAAAGAAAAAACTAAAGAAATTAAAAGATTTGTGGGAATTCCTTTTAAGAAAAGTTATCTTGAATCCTTAGGAGCAAATTTTATTTTTAATACAAAATTCGTTGAAGTGGAGAAAGGGATTTCTTTAACAGGGCAGGTGCCAAGAAAAACCCCTTTTGAGAAACCGGATCCAAGACTATTTACCGAAGTTAATGGAAAGATAAATCAGGATATTTTGCTTGACGATCAATCTCTTATCCTTGATAGTAAAAAAGGGCTTATCCTGATTCTTGGATGTGCCCACTCGGGAATGATTAATATCATTAACCATGTCATAAATAAAACAAAGAAAGAAAAGATTTATGCTATTTTAGGAGGAACCCATTTAGATTTTTTAACCGCCGAACAACTGGAGAAATCGATCGAGTTTCTTAAGAAAATTGAAGTCGAAAAAATTGGGGTCTCCCATTGCACTGGTTTGAAGGCAGCGTTTCGACTTCAACAGGAATTTGGAGACCGATTTTTCTATGGATGCGTGGGGGGTGTTTTAGAAGTTTGA
- a CDS encoding zinc ribbon domain-containing protein, whose translation MPNYEYKCEQCGHSFEIQHSMKEAPLVNCPKCEGRTRKVITGGSGFILKGSRTNYPMGSNLTPQCGREQSCCGRSTPCETRPCDK comes from the coding sequence ATGCCAAATTATGAATATAAATGCGAACAATGTGGGCATTCCTTTGAAATTCAGCATTCTATGAAAGAAGCCCCGCTTGTGAACTGTCCTAAATGCGAAGGACGAACAAGAAAAGTAATAACAGGCGGTAGCGGTTTCATTTTAAAGGGGTCCAGGACTAACTATCCTATGGGCAGCAATCTGACTCCACAATGTGGTAGAGAACAGAGCTGTTGTGGACGTAGTACGCCCTGTGAAACAAGACCTTGTGATAAATAA
- a CDS encoding radical SAM protein, translated as MEYVYGPVPSRRLGFSLGVDLVPYKTCTLDCIYCQLGRTTKKSINRKHYAQRDNVLREINEVLSKEHQIDYITFSGSGEPTLNSDIGVFIRDIKELTNIPVAVLTNSTLISADDVQYDLVGADVILPSLDAASHEIFKKINRPHSSLKIEAIIAGLKRFRKIYNGQIWLEVMLIRNINNNAKELSMIRNAISEIHPDKVYLNTVVRPPSEIYAKPLNKDEMIAAKNFLATSCEVIAEFHGERVAETQNVEGAIVEMAKRRPLTIIDIANVLGISETNAKNWVNCLKDAGGLQEKQYNGKKYYSYSMKK; from the coding sequence ATGGAATATGTTTATGGTCCTGTACCTTCGAGAAGGTTAGGTTTTTCCCTGGGGGTGGATTTAGTCCCTTATAAAACTTGTACCCTCGATTGCATATATTGTCAGCTCGGGAGGACAACTAAAAAAAGCATAAATAGAAAACATTATGCTCAAAGAGATAATGTTCTGAGAGAAATCAATGAAGTTTTAAGCAAGGAACATCAAATAGATTATATAACCTTCTCAGGCTCTGGAGAACCAACACTGAATTCAGACATTGGTGTTTTTATAAGAGATATAAAAGAATTAACAAATATCCCGGTAGCGGTTCTTACCAATAGTACATTAATTTCCGCAGATGATGTTCAGTATGATCTGGTAGGCGCAGATGTTATCTTGCCATCTCTTGATGCCGCCTCCCATGAAATATTTAAAAAGATAAACAGACCTCATAGTTCCCTGAAAATCGAAGCAATTATTGCCGGTCTAAAACGATTCAGAAAGATTTACAATGGCCAGATTTGGCTTGAAGTTATGTTGATAAGAAATATTAACAATAATGCAAAAGAGCTATCTATGATAAGAAATGCCATATCCGAAATACATCCGGATAAGGTTTATCTCAATACAGTTGTAAGGCCCCCGTCCGAAATATATGCAAAGCCACTTAACAAAGATGAAATGATTGCTGCAAAAAACTTTTTAGCTACAAGTTGTGAGGTTATTGCAGAATTTCATGGTGAAAGAGTTGCTGAAACACAAAATGTTGAAGGCGCCATTGTAGAAATGGCTAAAAGACGCCCGTTGACAATTATAGATATAGCGAACGTCCTTGGGATTTCTGAGACTAATGCAAAAAACTGGGTGAATTGCCTGAAAGATGCAGGTGGGTTACAAGAAAAGCAATATAATGGGAAAAAATATTATTCTTACTCAATGAAAAAATAG
- a CDS encoding cation diffusion facilitator family transporter, with the protein MGNRKEENVKELKKGQRIAFIATFVTLVLAAMKGVIGYLFDSRILIADAFHSGADLLAIFASWFGLWMAARKKSARFPYGLYKAETLVSFIIGVLIAWAGVELLKEGYHKLSYTAYPQAFPFLPVMASIISIIAAYFIAKKEKAVGRLINSQSLIANATESFLDIFTSIVVLTGILFAYARIPFIEGTIIMLISLLILKLGIKNIWTSLLVLMDANLDPELQSEIEENINKIYGVKGVSEVRIRQSGPLKMVECKIATSPSLSLYKAHELANIAEDFIIKNYKHIESVFIHVEPSRDKAISAIIPVKDINGLDSKVHGHFGRAPYFIILRLGNDNNEIEDFYYNEFINEKKHAGIKVIKAVIKYKIDVLFTSRVGEISFYMLKNNFVDIYKTEEGCSVREIIEKYRKNQIERITLPTHSVEEAHAES; encoded by the coding sequence ATGGGCAATAGAAAAGAAGAAAATGTTAAAGAATTAAAAAAGGGACAGAGGATAGCCTTTATTGCAACCTTTGTAACACTTGTTTTAGCAGCTATGAAGGGCGTCATAGGTTATTTATTTGATTCCAGGATTCTGATAGCCGATGCCTTTCATAGCGGAGCTGATCTCCTGGCTATCTTTGCATCATGGTTTGGTCTTTGGATGGCCGCCAGGAAAAAATCTGCAAGATTCCCCTATGGGTTATATAAGGCTGAAACCCTGGTTAGTTTTATAATAGGTGTATTAATAGCATGGGCAGGAGTGGAGTTATTAAAAGAGGGATATCATAAGCTTTCTTATACCGCCTATCCTCAGGCATTTCCATTTTTGCCGGTTATGGCAAGTATCATTTCTATTATTGCCGCCTATTTTATAGCAAAAAAGGAAAAGGCTGTCGGCAGATTAATTAATTCCCAATCCCTGATTGCGAATGCAACCGAATCCTTTTTAGATATCTTTACCTCCATAGTTGTTTTGACAGGCATATTGTTTGCCTATGCAAGGATTCCCTTTATAGAGGGCACTATTATTATGTTGATTTCATTGCTTATTCTCAAATTGGGAATAAAAAACATATGGACATCTCTTCTGGTCTTAATGGACGCAAATCTTGACCCGGAATTGCAATCCGAGATTGAAGAAAACATAAACAAAATCTATGGGGTTAAAGGAGTCAGTGAGGTAAGGATACGCCAATCAGGTCCGCTTAAGATGGTTGAATGCAAGATTGCAACCAGTCCATCACTCTCATTATATAAGGCACATGAACTTGCAAATATCGCAGAAGATTTTATAATTAAAAACTATAAACACATTGAGTCAGTTTTCATCCATGTTGAGCCATCAAGGGATAAGGCTATCTCAGCTATTATCCCTGTTAAGGATATCAACGGTTTGGACTCGAAAGTTCATGGCCATTTTGGCCGGGCCCCTTATTTCATCATATTAAGGCTTGGCAATGATAACAATGAAATAGAGGATTTTTACTATAATGAATTCATTAATGAAAAAAAACATGCAGGGATTAAGGTCATAAAGGCTGTTATTAAATATAAAATTGATGTGTTATTTACATCGCGGGTTGGAGAAATTTCCTTCTATATGCTTAAAAATAACTTTGTTGATATATATAAGACTGAAGAAGGCTGTTCGGTAAGGGAGATTATAGAAAAGTATCGCAAAAATCAAATTGAACGGATTACGTTACCAACACATTCAGTAGAAGAAGCCCATGCAGAAAGTTAA
- a CDS encoding Mrp/NBP35 family ATP-binding protein yields the protein MSNDQESKSGLKCSTKNLPSEKEIEEIREKLALQDNISRIKHKVIVLSGKGGVGKSTVATNIAVALSMKGQKVGLMDVDIHGPSIPKMLGLEGNTLRGTETGLAPIVYNDNLRVMSIGFILRSQNDAVIWRAPLKHKLIRDFLTDVKWGYLDYLIVDSPPGTGDEPMSVVQLIENADGAVIVTTPQDVSLIDVRKAITFCRHVNLPVLGVVENMSGFICPDCGKTINIFKVGGGKEMALEMGVPFLGSIPLDPHVVEAGDSGRPYLQYNLSSETAKAFDGIIKPLLSLEDKNK from the coding sequence ATGAGCAATGACCAAGAGAGTAAAAGTGGCTTGAAATGTTCTACCAAGAATTTGCCAAGCGAAAAGGAGATCGAGGAAATACGGGAGAAGCTTGCCCTGCAGGACAATATAAGCAGGATAAAGCATAAGGTTATTGTGCTATCTGGAAAAGGAGGTGTTGGAAAGAGCACTGTAGCGACAAATATTGCTGTTGCACTTTCGATGAAAGGGCAGAAAGTTGGTTTAATGGATGTTGATATCCATGGTCCGAGTATTCCAAAGATGCTCGGCTTAGAAGGAAATACACTCAGAGGAACAGAAACAGGGCTTGCACCAATTGTATATAATGATAATCTGAGAGTTATGTCTATTGGTTTTATACTCCGTTCCCAGAATGATGCAGTAATATGGAGGGCACCTCTGAAACACAAATTGATAAGAGATTTTCTGACAGATGTAAAATGGGGATATCTGGATTATTTAATTGTTGATTCTCCTCCTGGTACAGGTGATGAACCTATGTCGGTGGTCCAATTGATTGAGAATGCAGACGGTGCAGTCATTGTTACTACACCTCAGGACGTATCACTCATAGATGTACGTAAAGCTATCACTTTTTGTCGACATGTAAATCTCCCTGTGCTTGGAGTTGTTGAGAACATGAGCGGTTTTATCTGTCCTGATTGCGGCAAGACTATAAATATATTCAAAGTCGGTGGAGGAAAAGAAATGGCTTTAGAAATGGGGGTTCCTTTTTTAGGCAGTATTCCTCTCGACCCGCATGTTGTTGAAGCTGGCGACAGCGGAAGGCCTTATCTTCAGTACAATTTGAGTTCTGAAACTGCAAAGGCTTTTGATGGAATAATCAAGCCTTTACTTTCTTTAGAAGATAAAAACAAATAA
- a CDS encoding 4Fe-4S binding protein, whose translation MPWVDEEKCTGCGICVEECPVGAKSMENEKAEIYFHILVLSRDASGSVKL comes from the coding sequence ATGCCCTGGGTTGATGAGGAAAAATGCACAGGGTGTGGAATCTGTGTTGAGGAATGTCCTGTTGGTGCTAAATCAATGGAAAATGAAAAGGCAGAGATTTATTTCCATATATTGGTTCTCAGTCGAGATGCCTCAGGTAGCGTCAAGCTTTAG